A window of the Trichoderma asperellum chromosome 6, complete sequence genome harbors these coding sequences:
- a CDS encoding uncharacterized protein (EggNog:ENOG41~SECRETED:SignalP(1-17)) → MKFSLFAVAALPALAFAQSTTTETSTTVLTKTVTLARLHTVTAVASHNATTTSASYQSIGTAVSTGVGSTAFKPTSVPSTGAPIASATKGPHSAGVALEASKVALVGVAGMMIFAMM, encoded by the coding sequence ATGAAGTTCTCTCTGTTCGCCGTCGCCGCTCTTCCGGCCCTTGCTTTCGCTCAGTCCACCACCACTGAGACGTCAACCACCGTCCTGACCAAGACTGTCACTCTCGCCAGACTTCACACAGTCACTGCTGTTGCCTCTCACaacgccaccaccacctcagCCAGCTATCAGTCCATCGGTACTGCTGTCAGCACTGGCGTTGGTTCGACTGCCTTCAAGCCCACATCCGTTCCCTCAACTGGCGCTCCCATCGCTTCTGCCACCAAGGGCCCCCACAGCGCTGGTGTTGCTCTTGAGGCTAGCAAGGTCGCCTTGGTCGGTGTCGCTGGAATGATGATTTTCGCCATGATGTAA
- a CDS encoding uncharacterized protein (BUSCO:EOG092D2ICY) — translation MASIAPSIQRAQAPMRRALAASPAALRSFATVPPHPTDANQASTKPASRPTTYFKDKTVGSLSDFIATSSPVQSLSPSDAYALKTAEVGPAGKKRTITRLPEWLKTSIPAGNENYKKIKSDLRGLGLHTVCEEARCPNISECWGGSDKNAATATIMLMGDTCTRGCRFCSVKTSRAPAPLDPHEPEHTAEALARWGLGYVVLTSVDRDDLADGGARHFAETISKIKQKKPTLLVEALTGDFGGDLDMVKIVAESGLDVYAHNVETVEGLTPYVRDRRATFRQSLKVLNHVKEVKGKEGIITKTSIMLGLGEQEHEVMDALRELRKANVDVVTFGQYMRPTKRHLKVEKYITPDEFEMWRVRALDMGFLYCASGPLVRSSYKAGEAFIENVLRKRAGDKAAAVASEGLGKTVALDATKAQ, via the exons ATGGCCTCAATAGCCCCATCGATCCAGCGAGCTCAGGCGCCCATGCGAAGGGCTCTGGCCGCTTCTCCCGCCGCCCTCAGATCCTTCGCCACTGTCCCGCCGCATCCCACCGACGCCAACCAAGCTTCCACAAAGCCAGCATCCCGGCCCACGACGTACTTCAAGGATAAGACAGTGGGGTCGCTCTCAGACTTCATTGCGACCTCGTCTCCCGTGCAGTCCTTGTCGCCCAGCGATGCGTACGCCCTGAAGACGGCCGAAGTCGGCCCTGCCGGCAAGAAGCGAACAATCACACGACTGCCCGAATGGCTCAAGACGTCCATCCCCGCGGGCAACGAGAACTACAAGAAGATCAAGAGCGATTTGCGCGGTCTGGGCTTACACACCGTCTGCGAGGAGGCGCGGTGTCCCAACATCTCCGAGTGCTGGGGCGGTTCCGACAAGAACGCCGCCACGGCCACCATCATGCTCATGGGCGACACATGCACTCGTGGCTGCCGCTTCTGCAGCGTCAAGACTAGCCGGGCGCCTGCTCCTCTGGATCCCCACGAGCCTGAGCACACAGCCGAGGCACTGGCGCGATGGGGCCTTGGCTACGTTGTGCTGACGAGCGTGGACCGTGATGATCTGGCCGATGGTGGTGCCCGACACTTTGCAGAGACCATCAGCAAgattaagcagaagaagccgaCATTGCTGGTCGAGGCCCTGACGGGAGATTTCGGCGGCGACCTGGACATGGTCAAGATTGTGGCCGAGAGTGGACTGGATGTATATGCGCACAATGTTGAGACTGTGGAAGGCCTCACTCCGTATGTGCGCGATCGCAGGGCGACTTTCCGCCAGAGCTTGAAGGTGTTGAATCACGTCAAGGAGGTGAAGGGCAAGGagggcatcatcaccaagacAAGCATCATGCTTGGTCTGGGAGAACAAGAGCACGAAGTCATGGATGCTCTGAGAG AGCTGCGAAAGGCCAACGTCGATGTAGTCACTTTCGGACAGTACATGCGCCCAACCAAGCGACACCTCAAGGTCGAGAAATACATCACCCCTGACGAATTCGAGATGTGGCGCGTGCGGGCTCTGGATATGGGCTTCCTCTACTGCGCGAGCGGGCCTCTCGTGCGTTCATCATACAAAGCCGGCGAGGCATTCATTGAGAATGTGTTGCGGAAGAGGGCTGGTGATAAGGCTGCTGCGGTGGCAAGCGAGGGTCTCGGCAAGACTGTTGCCCTTGATGCTACCAAGGCGCAGTAA
- a CDS encoding uncharacterized protein (EggNog:ENOG41~TransMembrane:1 (o146-165i)), with translation MSGPVHIASDGEWDSLLSGTSVVVADFYADWCGPCKMIAPHFERLAKEHSSPKKVAFAKVNVDNQANIARTNGITAMPTFKIFHNGTAIETIRGANPSALTEAVNKAVSLSGSSGKKAEAVFKTPGRTLGGDGPVQGQGRPWNVSSLLNIVIMLVGLYLTSLFSARKKEA, from the exons ATGAGCGGCCCCGTCCATATCGCATCTGATGGCGAGTGGGATTCACTCCTGTCCGGCACCAGCGTGGTTGTCGCAGACT TTTACGCCGACTGGTGTGGCCCTTGCAAGATGATCGCGCCGCACTTTGAGCGCCTCGCCAAGGAGCACTCCTCACCGAAGAAGGTCGCCTTTGCCAAGGTGAACGTCGATAACCAAGCCAATATTGCCCGCACGAACGGCATCACGGCCATGCCCACGTTCAAGATATTCCACAACGGCACAGCCATCGAGACCATTCGAGGCGCCAACCCGTCGGCCCTGACCGAAGCCGTCAACAAGGCCGTTTCgctcagcggcagcagtggCAAGAAAGCCGAGGCCGTGTTCAAGACCCCCGGCAGGACCCTTGGCGGCGATGGGCCCGTTCAGGGCCAGGGCCGCCCTTGGAATGTGTCTTCACTGCTGAATATTGTCATCATGCTCGTCGGACTGTACTTGACGTCTTTATTTTCGGCACGTAAAAAGGAGGCGTAG
- a CDS encoding uncharacterized protein (EggNog:ENOG41~TransMembrane:1 (o146-165i)) codes for MSGPVHIASDGEWDSLLSGTSVVVADFYADWCGPCKMIAPHFERLAKEHSSPKKVAFAKVNVDNQANIARTNGITAMPTFKIFHNGTAIETIRGANPSALTEAVNKAVSLSGSSGKKAEAVFKTPGRTLGGDGPVQGQGRPWNVSSLLNIVIMLVGLYLTSLFSIDAFKAAEQSMFNPNKQPAPQLKPTAAKGPAPAGSARGQQQQQKPAFRTLADL; via the exons ATGAGCGGCCCCGTCCATATCGCATCTGATGGCGAGTGGGATTCACTCCTGTCCGGCACCAGCGTGGTTGTCGCAGACT TTTACGCCGACTGGTGTGGCCCTTGCAAGATGATCGCGCCGCACTTTGAGCGCCTCGCCAAGGAGCACTCCTCACCGAAGAAGGTCGCCTTTGCCAAGGTGAACGTCGATAACCAAGCCAATATTGCCCGCACGAACGGCATCACGGCCATGCCCACGTTCAAGATATTCCACAACGGCACAGCCATCGAGACCATTCGAGGCGCCAACCCGTCGGCCCTGACCGAAGCCGTCAACAAGGCCGTTTCgctcagcggcagcagtggCAAGAAAGCCGAGGCCGTGTTCAAGACCCCCGGCAGGACCCTTGGCGGCGATGGGCCCGTTCAGGGCCAGGGCCGCCCTTGGAATGTGTCTTCACTGCTGAATATTGTCATCATGCTCGTCGGACTGTACTTGACGTCTTTATTTTCG ATTGACGCTTTCAAGGCTGCGGAACAGTCCATGTTTAACCCGAACAAACAGCCAGCGCCGCAGCTGAAGCCAACAGCGGCCAAAGGGCCTGCGCCAGCAGGTAGCGCCCGGgggcagcaacaacagcaaaagCCAGCGTTTAGGACCCTAGCCGACTTGTGA
- a CDS encoding uncharacterized protein (EggNog:ENOG41): MLSLNGIKNACPKCSYAYLFTAQRQFSHSISTASSVRRSTAPRIQQIQRSSHQLNRRCFSNSSIAFQESHDVSKSQSPDDIEKVVREAKQRFRDTLPKGYLNEEEYALYERLYGPPLRETAPEDVGIPTHADMGGQSPRPTDEGTLLRQSEEGGFEEVTYRIPPRQGDEPGLSSESEQLVESDSAIESVEEPSDYVDAVARNPREREALQRLMLDFKTAQKKQLEDEIAAAREEAEAEQEAYEMEEEEELFPESEEPLADTEWEMGSGESRRFHPYTLDGRFHGSPVEISLPQSSLVTPIRDLLDRTHLGHVKTAAEAAFGGQGLPTSPYTPEGRKNGQMGGVGLPPDQRHMTEIEADAFLAGYLPPSYASVVSVLREVRKRLGSDWIRQRLQKDESAGLSVLDAGAGGAGLVAWEQVLQAEWDLLREQGVVKGSQPPGRKTVIAGSDRLRHRLKSFLHNTTFLPRLPDYEHSGEMQGERLDAGDKPQARKSYDLIIASHLFLKEKQDHYRQAVLNNLWTLLNKDGGVLIVIEKAHPRGFEAVAHVRDTLLKQFLLPQNGEPGIPTEELNPAYHKEREPGHIIAPCTNHGTCPMYKEVGKSKGRKDYCYFNQRFTRPTFYTKMLGNSTNNQGDVEFSYVAIQRGRAKADQLPGWKSTEQAFAGYEKSPSRPDMQTLPRMVLPPLKRKGHVTLDVCTPEGKIERWTVPKSFSKLAYHDARKSHWGDLWALGAKTRVSRSVRVGSGVDDGGKRAEGGKKPRKVEITMDGGRLSANEKNARKERRTKGKRDRQTDLIKEILEAEDIEELEIEREIDAEVAEELELAKEEKRGGRR, from the coding sequence ATGTTGTCATTAAATGGAATCAAAAATGCTTGCCCAAAGTGCAGTTATGCATATCTCTTCACAGCACAGCGGCAATTCAGCCATTCGATTTCAACAGCCTCGTCAGTGCGAAGATCGACCGCCCCACGCATACAGCAAATTCAGCGAAGCTCGCATCAGTTAAACAGACGATGTTTTTCCAACTCTAGTATTGCTTTTCAGGAATCTCATGATGTATCAAAGAGCCAATCTCCAGATGATATTGAAAAAGTAGTTCGAGAAGCAAAGCAGCGCTTTAGAGACACACTTCCAAAGGGCTATCTCAATGAAGAAGAGTATGCACTTTATGAACGGCTTTATGGTCCACCACTTCGAGAGACTGCGCCAGAAGATGTTGGCATTCCAACTCACGCGGACATGGGAGGCCAATCCCCGCGTCCAACTGATGAAGGGACATTGCTGCGACAGTCTGAAGAGGGAGGTTTTGAGGAAGTGACTTACAGGATCCCCCCGCGGCAGGGCGACGAGCCAGGGCTATCGTCAGAATCTGAACAGCTCGTAGAATCCGACTCTGCGATAGAATCAGTTGAAGAGCCTTCAGATTATGTTGATGCCGTTGCCAGAAATCCAAGGGAGCGCGAAGCACTGCAAAGGCTCATGCTAGATTTTAAGACGGCGCAAAAGAAGCAGCTAGAAGATGAAATTGCAGCtgcgagagaagaggccgaggccgagcaGGAGGCATATGAaatggaggaagaagaagagctatTCCCAGAGTCAGAAGAACCCCTTGCCGATACAGAGTGGGAGATGGGTTCCGGAGAGTCACGACGATTCCACCCTTACACCTTGGACGGCAGATTTCATGGAAGCCCCGTCGAAATCTCGCTACCTCAAAGCAGTCTCGTTACGCCCATACGTGATCTCTTGGATAGGACTCATTTAGGTCATGTCAAGACGGCTGCCGAAGCAGCTTTTGGTGGACAAGGGTTGCCGACGTCTCCATATACGCCggaagggagaaaaaacGGGCAAATGGGAGGGGTTGGCTTGCCTCCTGATCAGCGACACATGACGGAGATTGAGGCAGACGCGTTTCTAGCCGGCTATCTACCTCCTTCGTATGCTTCTGTTGTGTCAGTTTTGCGGGAGGTACGGAAACGACTGGGCAGTGACTGGATCAGGCAACGCCTCCAAAAAGACGAATCTGCAGGGCTGAGTGTCTTAGACGCTGgtgctggcggtgctggtTTAGTTGCTTGGGAGCAAGTCCTCCAGGCGGAGTGGGATTTATTGAGAGAACAGGGTGTGGTTAAAGGCTCACAACCTCCTGGGAGGAAAACCGTGATTGCTGGATCGGATCGGCTGCGACATAGGCTGAAGAGTTTCCTACACAACACTACGTTCTTGCCTCGATTGCCAGATTACGAACACTCTGGTGAGATGCAAGGCGAGCGCCTGGATGCTGGTGATAAGCCACAGGCACGAAAAAGCTATGATCTCATCATTGCCTCGCATCTATTcctcaaagagaagcaggatCATTACCGTCAGGCCGTTTTGAACAACCTCTGGACCCTCCTTAACAAGGACGGTGGTGTGCTTATTGTAATCGAAAAGGCGCATCCCCGTGGATTCGAAGCGGTCGCCCATGTGAGAGATACGCTTCTGAAACAGTTCCTTTTACCCCAAAATGGCGAGCCCGGTATTCCGACTGAAGAATTGAACCCGGCATATCATAAGGAACGGGAACCCGGTCACATCATCGCACCATGCACAAATCATGGAACGTGTCCTATGTACAAGGAAGTTGGGAAGAGCAAAGGCCGGAAAGATTACTGCTACTTCAACCAACGGTTCACACGGCCTACATTTTATACAAAAATGCTAGGCAATAGCACAAACAACCAGGGCGACGTGGAGTTTAGCTACGTGGCGATTCAACGTGGCCGCGCAAAGGCAGACCAGCTCCCAGGGTGGAAATCGACCGAGCAGGCCTTTGCAGGCTATGAAAAGTCCCCAAGTCGACCAGACATGCAAACTCTACCTAGGATGGTCCTACCACCGCTGAAGCGCAAAGGTCACGTCACGCTAGATGTGTGCACGCCCGAAGGCAAGATTGAGCGATGGACAGTGCCGAAGAGCTTCAGCAAGCTCGCTTACCACGATGCGAGAAAATCGCACTGGGGGGACCTCTGGGCTCTAGGCGCCAAGACCAGGGTATCTCGCAGCGTCCGAGTCGGCAGCGGGGTAGACGATGGAGGCAAGCGGGCTGAAGGCGGCAAGAAGCCTCGCAAGGTTGAGATTACAATGGATGGGGGCCGTCTATCCGCGAACGAGAAGAATGCGCGAAAGGAACGCAGGACCAAAGGCAAGCGAGATCGACAAACTGATTTGATCAAGGAGATTTTAGAAGCTGAGGAtattgaagagctggagattgagagagagatagacgCGGAGGTGGCAGAGGAGCTTGAAttggccaaggaggagaagcgcgGAGGGAGGCGATGA
- a CDS encoding uncharacterized protein (CAZy:GH47~SECRETED:SignalP(1-30)): MFAGRPRFIRNGIILTIFLFVLWRFQVTSPSPSTSEWKLLQHRMNHGASPSQYPESKSSFDWGAVKLRFAPNSTTKLPKKSSRPLPRIQHPFGPEPSPAAREREARLLEVKKVALRAWRGYKKHAWMQDALLPISGAGREHFSGWAATLVDSLDTLWIMGLREEFDEAVAAVADIDFGSSTSNRINIFETNIRYLGGLLAAYDLSGRELLLKKAVELGDLIYGGFNTENGMPVDFISFHAAKEGGGLLVEGAVVSASPGTLSLELAHLSQVTGDMKYYSAVAQLMDVFYQGQNQTSVPGVWPMNINMNAKDVVQGSSFTLGGCADSLYEYLPKMHQLLGGGEPKYDIMSRTFLKAADQHFLFRPMLPDEDDILISGNVNINSEGKPVLDPETEHLACFVGGMFGLAGRLFGNEGDVERGIKLTNGCVYAYRAFPTGMMPERIDFAPCKDRAHCPWDEEYWIQERDKRNEWREHLPKGFTTAKDPRYLLRPEAIESVFYAYRLTGRKEFQDAAWDMFTAIAKATKTEYANAAVLDVTTRAEKPPQEDYMESFWLAETLKYFYLVFSTPDIISLDDYVLNTEAHPFKLTK, encoded by the exons ATGTTTGCAGGCCGCCCGCGTTTTATACGCAACGGCATCATCCTCacaatcttcctcttcgtcttatGGCGCTTCCAGGTCAcgtcaccatcgccatcaacgTCAGAatggaagctgctgcagcatcgcATGAACCACGGCGCGTCGCCGAGCCAGTATCCCGAGTCAAAGTCTAGCTTCGACTGGGGCGCCGTGAAGCTGCGCTTCGCCCCCAACAGCACCACAAAACTGCCCAAGAAGAGCTCGCGACCGCTTCCGCGGATCCAGCATCCCTTTGGACCCGAACCATCGCCTGCAGCGCGGGAGCGGGAAGCAAGGCTGCTTGAGGTGAAGAAGGTCGCTCTGCGGGCATGGCGGGGGTATAAGAAGCACGCCTGGATGCAAGACGCTCTGTTGCCCATTTCTGGAGCCGGAAGAGAGCACTTCTCGGGCTGGGCGGCCACGCTGGTCGATTCGTTGGACACGCTTTGGATCATGGGCCTGCGGGAGGAATTCGACGAGGCAGTGGCGGCAGTGGCAGACATTGACTTTGGATCTTCGACGAGTAACCGGATTAACATCTTTGAAACCAACATTCGTTATCTCGGCGGTTTGTTAGCAGCGTATGATTTGAGCGGTAGAGAGCTATTGCTCAAGAAGGCAGTAGAACTGGGGGATCTCATCTACGGCGGATTCAACACTGAAAACGGCATGCCCGTCGACTTCATCAGCTtccatgccgccaaagaaggaggaggactGCTAGTCGAAGGCGCCGTTGTGTCAGCCTCGCCCGGAACGCTGTCTCTTGAGCTGGCGCACCTGTCGCAGGTCACCGGAGACATGAAATACTACAGCGCCGTGGCGCAGCTGATGGATGTGTTTTACCAGGGCCAGAATCAGACGAGCGTGCCGGGAGTCTGGCCGATGAACATCAACATGAACGCAAAGGACGTGGTCCAGGGGAGCTCCTTTACGCTTGGCGGCTGCGCCGACTCTCTGTACGAGTATCTGCCTAAGATGCATCAGCTGCTGGGAGGCGGCGAGCCCAAGTACGACATCATGTCCAGGACGTTTCTCAAGGCCGCAGACCAGCACTTTTTGTTCCGTCCAATGCTGCccgacgaggacgacatTCTGATATCCGGCAACGTCAACATTAACTCTGAAGGCAAGCCGGTGCTTGATCCCGAAACGGAGCATCTGGCTTGTTTTGTCGGTGGAATGTTTGGCCTGGCAGGAAGGCTCTTCGGCAACGAAGGCGACGTTGAGCGAGGCATCAAGCTGACCAACGGCTGCGTCTACGCATACCGCGCCTTTCCCACGGGCATGATGCCGGAGCGAATCGATTTCGCGCCGTGCAAGGACCGCGCCCACTGCCCCTGGGACGAAGAGTACTGGATCCAGGAGCGTGATAAGCGCAACGAGTGGAGAGAGCACCTGCCCAAGGGCTTCACCACCGCCAAGGACCCGCGATATCTCCTTCGACCAGAGGCCATTGAGAGCGTCTTTTACGCGTACCGACTCACGGGACGCAAAGAATTCCAGGATGCCGCGTGGGATATGTTTACGGCCATTGCAAAGGCCACCAAGACGGAGTATGCGAATGCCGCGGTACTGGATGTGACAACGAGGGCAGAGAAACCGCCTCAGGAGGACTACATGGAG AGCTTCTGGCTCGCCGAGACGCTCAAGTACTTCTACCTGGTCTTCTCAACGCCAGATATCATCAGCTTGGATGACTATGTGTTGAACACCGAGGCTCACCCCTTCAAGCTTACGAAATGA
- a CDS encoding uncharacterized protein (TransMembrane:1 (o74-94i)), translating into MPDKSESEFSEEHSEEQAFSILLERGVAHSYQQLRNIHLPARFTTHRRCRQADDSSAEDPMEIFNLAWIGRGRGPFACAVFFLLGIQRCAIRLWERKKDKKTPL; encoded by the coding sequence ATGCCTGATAAGAGTGAATCAGAGTTCTCCGAGGAACACTCCGAGGAACAAGCTTTTTCTATACTTCTGGAGAGAGGCGTTGCTCATTCTTATCAACAGCTACGAAATATCCACCTGCCAGCCAGATTCACCACTCATCGTCGCTGCCGACAGGCCGACGACTCCAGCGCCGAAGACCCGATGGAGATTTTTAATCTAGCATGGATTGGCCGGGGGAGGGGGCCTTTTGCCtgtgctgttttttttttgcttggaaTCCAGCGTTGCGCGATTCGTCTGTGGGAgcgaaaaaaagacaaaaaaacgCCGCTTTGA
- a CDS encoding uncharacterized protein (EggNog:ENOG41~TransMembrane:7 (o58-80i143-161o181-197i218-236o256-275i287-310o316-333i)), with the protein MDYHPRRFAGGIESLVPTSVLQVRSSASSEVQSNPTIAPYTTALNGVNQTQNNLFRDLLWISLGAVGVIILLIRIAELAWAKLRQVSAMSVPREKQGYWKISQWSWMPGMKKHMIHAPLFGKRHNREFRFSSAINVGTLPSRLHATLLFLYLASNIAYMFILDWTQPNYYSFCAELRGRAGTLGLVNMVPLIIMAGRNNPLIKLLQISFDTYNLLHRWMGRIVVIEILIHTIAWAIPSIANSGWAGAWKAVTHSAFLGSGGLGTLALLLIFIQAVSPLRHAFYETFLNLHILLAAVAFAGTWIHCVTASIPGGLPQLSWIITIVSLWIADRFARIARLAWVNWSDKGFADALCEPMPGDVTRVTFRLPRYVDIKPGTHAYLRFWGVNAWESHPFSIAWVEHEVQHSLPSSEKEPLTALDRSSAYTLVSFLIGAQTGMTRKLFNTARASEQGVRMKAALEGPYAGHHSLDSYGHAVLFAGSTGITHQISYIRHLLNGYNEGTVATRRVTLVWIIREYESLEWVRPFMDQILRIPNRKDILRIQVFVTRPQNPRDIASTSSTVKMFPGRPNVPLLLAKEVQEQTGAMVVSVCGPGALADDVRGAVRAVQGHTVIDFIEESFTW; encoded by the coding sequence ATGGACTACCATCCGCGCCGGTTCGCTGGTGGCATCGAGTCCCTGGTACCTACATCAGTGCTGCAGGTCAGGTCGTCGGCCAGCTCAGAGGTACAATCCAATCCAACCATCGCACCCTATACCACAGCGCTAAATGGTGTCAACCAGACGCAGAACAATCTATTTAGAGACTTACTTTGGATCAGTCTGGGAGCCGTTGGTGTCATCATCTTACTTATCAGAATAGCAGAGCTAGCATGGGCCAAGTTACGCCAGGTATCGGCCATGTCGGTGCCGCGGGAGAAGCAAGGCTACTGGAAGATTTCTCAATGGAGCTGGATGCCGGGCATGAAGAAGCATATGATACATGCTCCTCTGTTTGGGAAACGCCACAATCGAGAGTTTCGCTTTTCATCTGCCATCAACGTGGGCACCCTGCCGTCACGGCTGCACGCCACCCTCCTGTTCTTGTACCTTGCTAGTAACATTGCGTACATGTTCATCCTTGACTGGACTCAACCAAACTACTATTCCTTTTGCGCCGAGTTGCGAGGCCGAGCCGGCACCTTGGGCCTTGTCAACATGGTTCCCTTGATCATCATGGCTGGACGAAACAACCCTCTGATCAAGCTTTTGCAAATCAGCTTCGACACATACAACCTCCTGCACCGGTGGATGGGCCGTATCGTTGTTATCGAGATCCTCATCCATACCATTGCCTGGGCCATCCCAAGCATTGCTAACAGCGGCTGGGCTGGCGCTTGGAAAGCCGTTACCCACAGCGCGTTTCTCGGATCTGGAGGCCTCGGCACTCTGGCTTTGTTGTTGATCTTCATCCAGGCCGTCTCGCCTCTTCGACATGCCTTTTATGAGACATTTCTCAACCTTCACATTCTCCTTGCTGCCGTGGCATTTGCTGGCACATGGATCCACTGCGTTACCGCCAGTATCCCGGGTGGCCTTCCTCAGCTGTCTTGGATTATTACCATTGTATCGCTCTGGATTGCCGACCGATTCGCCCGAATTGCTCGCCTAGCGTGGGTCAACTGGTCCGACAAGGGCTTTGCAGATGCTCTGTGCGAACCCATGCCTGGCGACGTCACGAGAGTCACTTTCCGCCTGCCGCGATATGTTGACATCAAGCCAGGAACTCATGCCTATCTTCGCTTCTGGGGCGTTAACGCATGGGAGAGCCACCCCTTTTCCATCGCTTGGGTAGAGCATGAGGTCCAGCACTCCCTGCCTTCGTCTGAGAAGGAACCCCTCACCGCGCTGGACCGCAGTAGTGCCTACACTTTGGTGTCGTTCCTCATCGGCGCCCAGACCGGCATGACACGAAAGCTCTTCAATACGGCTAGAGCCTCAGAGCAAGGTGTTCGAATGAAGGCGGCGCTGGAAGGTCCGTACGCTGGACACCACAGCCTCGACTCCTACGGCCACGCTGTCCTATTTGCCGGCTCTACAGGCATCACTCACCAGATTTCCTACATTCGACACCTGCTCAACGGCTACAACGAAGGTACCGTTGCGACGCGGCGAGTTACGCTTGTCTGGATTATCCGGGAGTATGAATCCCTAGAGTGGGTCCGTCCTTTCATGGACCAGATCCTGCGAATTCCCAACCGCAAAGACATCCTCCGCATCCAAGTATTTGTCACACGACCCCAGAACCCTCGCGACATTGCCAGTACTAGCTCGACCGTCAAGATGTTCCCCGGACGACCTAACGTTCCGTTACTGCTGGCTAAGGAAGTCCAGGAACAGACTGGAGCCATGGTGGTCAGCGTCTGTGGGCCCGGTGCTTTAGCAGACGATGTGCGAGGCGCCGTTCGGGCGGTACAGGGCCACACGGTAATCGATTTCATCGAAGAAAGCTTTACTTGGTGA